The following proteins are co-located in the Carassius auratus strain Wakin unplaced genomic scaffold, ASM336829v1 scaf_tig00027443, whole genome shotgun sequence genome:
- the LOC113079216 gene encoding junctional adhesion molecule C-like, with amino-acid sequence MYRQTEHFIDSKMALTPLACVLLLLSMQCYINTFAVILKTRNPKPWVNEFDSVELSCMIESISTPNPRIEWKKIKMGEPSYVYFDKEIAGDLEKRASIRESATLVILNATRADSADYRCEVTAPNDQKSFDEILISLTVRVKPVVPRCSVPKSVPVGKPAELHCLEDEGYPKSHYQWFRNKEEIPEDPKSSPKFFNSTYTLSREMGTLKFSAVKKEDAGEYYCRARNEAGFSECGPQMMEVYDINIAGIILGVVVVVTVLLCITMGIFCAYKRGYFTSQKQTGKK; translated from the exons GCTACATCAACACCTTTGCAGTCATCCTTAAGACAAGGAATCCTAAACCATGGGTCAATGAGTTTGATT CGGTCGAGCTGTCCTGCATGATAGAGTCAATCTCCACTCCTAATCCCAGAATAGAATGGAAGAAGATTAAGATGGGAGAGCCCAGTTATGTATACTTTGATAAAGAAATAGCAG gtGACTTGGAAAAGAGAGCGAGTATTCGAGAATCTGCGACCTTGGTCATTCTTAACGCAACAAGAGCCGACTCTGCTGATTACCGCTGTGAAGTCACTGCCCCAAATGACCAGAAATCCTTCGATGAGATTTTAATATCACTCACTGTAAGAG TGAAGCCTGTCGTGCCCAGATGCTCCGTACCCAAGTCCGTCCCGGTAGGCAAACCAGCAGAGCTGCATTGCTTGGAGGACGAGGGCTACCCGAAATCCCATTACCAGTGGTTCCGCAACAAGGAGGAAATCCCAGAGGATCCTAAGAGCAGCCCAAAGTTCTTCAATTCCACTTACACCCTGAGCAGAGAGATGGGCACTCTG AAATTCAGTGCGGTCAAGAAGGAGGACGCTGGAGAATACTACTGCAGAGCCAGGAACGAGGCCGGGTTCTCAGAATGTGGACCACAGATGATGGAAGTTT atgaCATCAACATTGCTGGAATCATCCTGGGTGTAGTGGTCGTGGTGACTGTCCTTCTGTGTATAACAATGGGCATCTTCTGTGCCTATAAACGTGGCTACTTCACCAGCCAGAAGCAGACGGGGAAGAAGTAA